The DNA region CCGACATCACCGCGCGCAAGAAGGCAGAGGCGTATCTGGAGTTCCTCGGCAAGCACGACGTGCTGACCAAGCTGCGCAACCGCTCGTTCTATGTGGATGAACTGAACCGGCTCGAACGCAAGGGGCCCTTCCCGGTGACGGTCATCATGGCCGACCTGAACGGCCTCAAGCGCGTGAACGATCAGCTCGGCCATGCGGCGGGCGACGCGCTGCTGCGCCGCGCCGGCGAAGTGCTCGCGAAAGCGATGGAGACGCCGTTCAACGCGGCGCGCATAGGCGGCGACGAGTTCGCGATCCTGCTGCCGGGCACCGACGAGCGCGGCGGCGCGACGATGATCGAGACGATTCGCCAGCTGGTCGAGCTGAACAACCAGTTCTATCCAGGCTCGCCGATCAGCTTCTCGATGGGGATGGCGACCGTGCAGCGCGGCGAACGGATCGAAGCAGGCGTGCAGCGCGCCGACCTGCTGATGTATGAGGAAAAGCGCGCGCACTACACAGCGCAGGAAGCGAGCGGCGCGAAGTAAAGCTTCTGCGTTTCGTTTTGCGATTCGCGGCGCGGTCAGCTTTGCACGGGCACGCCGTAAGTGCTCACGATCCGCCTGTCCTGTTCGGCTGCCGAAAACAGCTCCCATTCGAGCCCGTTGATGTCGACACTGCTCGAATAGCCTTCGACTGCGTCGTCCTCGAAGCCGACATGGCGCAACTGCCCTGCTTTTTCGGGCTTTTCGTTGATCGAGAAGTTGAGCAGATTCGTGCGCCACATCGCATACTGACCCGGCACGACGGCCGAGGGCGCTTGTCCGAGTCGCTCGCTATAGTCGGCAATAGATTCGTCGAGATTGGCGACGGCGAGTGCGATGTGAAAACGCTTCATGACATTGGGCTCCGTGAGTGTTGTTTGCGAGTTTGTCTGCGAGTGCCTTCGGGTGGGCAGCGCAGCCATCGTACTCACCACGCGAAAACATAGCCAGATCAGCAGTCATGCTGGTATCGGCGTTACCTGCCTCGCCGGATCGACACCTGAAAGGAGCCACACCCGATGCTTTCCCACGTATTCATCGGCGTCAACGATTTCGAGCGGGCATTCGCCTTCTATTCGGCGGTACTCGCCGAGTTGGGACTCGCGCTGAAGTTTCGCGAGGAAGACCGGCCTTGGGCGGGATGGATGAAGCCGGGCGTCGCGCGACCGCTGTTTCTCGTCGGCAAGCCGTTCGACGGCGCGCCTGCCGTTGCGGGCAATGGGCAGATGATCGCGCTGCTGGCCGCGGACCGTGCCACCGTCGATCGGGCGCACGCGACTGCACTCGCGCACGGCGCCGCATGCGAAGGGCCGCCTGGACTGCGCCCCGAGTATCACGCGAACTACTACGGCGCGTACTTTCGCGACCTCGAAGGCAATAAATTCTGCGTGTGCTGCCACGACGCCGCGTGACAGCACCGCGCGTGCGCAGCGTCAGTTGGTTGTCACATACTTTGCGACGGCGCGTTGCGGCTGCGGCGGCACGACGGGGTCCAGCGTGCCGCGCATGCGCTTCACTTCATCGACGGGGCTCAACCCGAACAGACGCTTGAATTCGCGGCTGAACTGCGACGCGCTTTCATAGCCGACGCGGGCCGCCGCCGCGCCCGCGTTCAGCCCGTCCTGCACCATCAGCAAACGCGCGTGATGCAGACGCGTGGTCTTCACGTATTGCATTGGCGACGTCGACGTGACGTTCTTGAACTGTGCGTGAAAGACCGCGAGGCTCATGCCCGATTCGCGCGCGAGTGTTTCGACATCGAGATCGCCGTCGTACTCGGTGTGGATGCGGCGCAATGCCTTCGCGATACGGCCGAAGTGATGCTGGTGTGTGAGCGCCGCGCGTATTGCGTTGCCCTGCACGCCCGTCAGCACGCGATAGCAGATTTCACGCACGATCGACGGCGCGAGAATGCGCGCGTCCACCGGCGATACCAGCGCTTCGAGCAGACGCAGCACAGCGTCGCTGAGCGGCTGGTCGAGCGGCGTGGAGTAGATGCCGCGCGGCTCGCTGTCGACGGCGCCGTGGGTTTCGTTGAGCAGCATGAGCAGTTCGGCGACCATCGTGAGATCGACGCGAACCGAAATGCCGAGGAACGGCTCGTCCACGCTCGCCTCCGTCTCGCATTCGAACGGCAGCGGCACGGACAGCACGAGATATTGTTGCGCGTCGTAGATGTACGCGTGGTCGCCGAGGTAGCCGCGCTTGCGGCCCTGACAGACGATCACGATGCTCGGCTCGTACATCACGGGGCGGCGCGGCATCGGGTGATTCGCGCGCAGGAACTTGACGCCTTCGAGCGGCGCGTCCGTCATGCCTTCGGCGGGCGCGAGCGTGCGCAGCAATTCGACCATGCGCTGCTGCGCCGAGCGCTCCGCGAGCGGCGCGCCATTTGAAAGTTTTGTGTCGGACATGATGGAATCCATTCGGCGAAAACATGTGCCGCCAGAGAATATGGCTTGAAATCTAGCATTAAATGGCCTAGAGCGGACGGCACCAGGAGAAATAGGCAAGCCTTCAAGATGTTCAGGTATTCCCTGAGGGGCGCCCGGTCCCTAACATGGGAACCCTGTCGCAAAGCCCGCTTGCTGTCCGCGACACCCCGTCCCGCGCCTCGCACGAGGCCTGCCAACCCGGCGCTGCCGCTTGCATGCAGCGCTAACGCCCATCGGACGGACCAGACGGCGGACATTCCGCGTGCCTCGGCGCGCGACAGATTCAATCGCCGCGCGATCGGCTCGCGCGGCGCCTCGCGCAATTGCATCTACAAGCTGGAGCCCTCATGTCCACGACCTACGCCTATGCCGCAACGGACGCGCAATCGAAACTCGCGCCGTTCGAATTTCAGCGTCGCGACCTGCGCGAACACGATGTACAGATGGAAGTCCTGTTTTGCGGGGTCTGTCATTCGGACCTGCACCAGGCACGCAACGAATGGAAGAACACGATTTTCCCCGTCGTCCCGGGCCATGAGATCGTCGGCCGCGTGACGAACGTTGGGTCGCAGGTGACGAAGTACAAGGTCGGGCAACTGGTCGGCGTGGGTTGTCTGGTCGATTCGTGCCGCACGTGCCCGAGTTGCCAGGAAAGCCTCGAACAGTATTGCGAGAACGGCTTTGTCGGCACGTACAACGGCAACGACAGGCAGACTGGCGCTGTGACCTACGGCGGTTATTCGACGCAACTCGTCGTCGATGAAGACTTCGTGCTGCGCGTGCCGGAGAACCTCGACCCGGCTGGCGTGGCCCCGCTGCTGTGCGCCGGGATCACGCTGTACTCGCCGTTGCGCACGTGGGGTGCGGGGCCGGGCAAGAAGGTCGGCATCGTCGGACTGGGCGGCCTCGGCCACATGGGCGTGAAGCTTGCGCACGCAATGGGCGCGCATGTCGTGCTGTTCACGACGTCGGCATCGAAGATCGAAGACGCGAAGCGCCTCGGCGCGGACGAAGTGGTGATCTCGAAGAACCCGGCGGAGATGGAAGCGCATCTGAACAGCTTCGATCTGATCGTCAGCACGGTCGCGGCGCAGCACGATCTGAATCCGTTCATCAGCCTGTTGAAGCGCGATGGGACGCTGACGCTGGTGGGTGCGCCGGAGCACGATCATCCGTCGCCGCAGGTGTTCAACCTGATCATGAAGCGCCGTCGTCTGGCGGGATCGCTGATCGGCGGCATTGCCGAGACGCAGGAGATGCTGGACTTCTGCGGCAAGCACGGTATCACCTCGGACATCGAGATGATTCAGATGCAGCAGATCAATGAAGCATATGAGCGCATGTTGAAGAGCGATGTGAAGTACCGCTTCGTCATCGATCTCGACTCGCTGCGCAAGTAACGGGCAGCAGGACCCAACCGCTTTACCTCTTCCATCCAGGCCGCGCAGGACGGCGGCCTGTCCCTGCTTCCCGCCTCGCATCCGTCGTTGCATGTGCAGTAGCGGCGCGCTTCCCTACCGGGACGGGGCGCGCCGTGGTGTTTTCCGCTCGTTGTCTTTTTCTGGAATGTCCCGTTTTTGGAGAGTTCCGTGATCGATCGTATCCAGGCGATGCGCACGTTCATGCGTATCGTCGATACCAATAGCTTTACACGCGCCGCCGAGTCGCTCGAGATTCCGCGCGCGACGGCAACAACGATTGTTCAGAACCTGGAAGCGCTGCTGGGCACGACGCTGCTCGTGCGTACGACGCGGCGGTTGAATCTCACGCCCGAAGGGGCTGCCTATTACGAGCGCTGCGCGCAGATTCTTGCTGATATCGATGAGATGGAAGCGACGCTGCGGCAGACGCTCGATAATCCGAGCGGGCGTTTGCGGGTGGAAATGCCTGGGGCGGTGGCGACTTCTATTGTGCTGCCGGCGCTCGATGATTTTCATGAGCGTTATCCGGGGATTGATCTTGCGATTGGTGTGAGTCATCGCAATGTGGATCTGGTCGGTGAGGCTGTTGACTGCAGCATTCAACTTGGCGAGTTGCCGGATTCAGGGCTCGCTGCCAGGCGCCTTGGGACGTTGGAGCATGTGACCTGTGCCAGTCCGGCTTATCTCGAGCGCTATGGGATGCCTGAGACGCTTGACGACCTTTCCGGGCATGTCGCGGTTAATTGCATGTCGATGATTACCGGGCGTGCTGTGGACTTTGATTTTGATGTTGGCGGGAGTCCGCTTACCGTCAAGGTGGATGGGTTTATCAAGGTCAGCGATGAACATGCTTATCTGACTTGCGGGCTGCAAGGGCTTGGGTTGATTCAGCCTGCAAGAATCGCTGCGCAAGCCTTATTGGACAAAGGGTTGCTGCGGGAGGTTTTGCCGCAGTGGAAGCCTGTGCCTATGCCTGTTTCGGTTGCTTATGTGAAAGGGCGGCGAGTGTCGCCGCGGGTCAGGGCTTTTGTCGATTGGCTCGCTGAATTGTTTGAACATCAGGGCCATGTGGAGGCGGATTTGTCACGGGTGAGGATGTTGATGCAAGGCAATTTGCACGTGGCTTGAGGTTTGGTGTTTTTGCCTTTGTGCTGGCATCCGCGAATTGTTAGCTCGCTTCAAGCGTCGCCCCTGTGCGGGGCGGCACCTACTTTTCTTTGCCGCCGCAAAGAAAAGTAGGCAAAAGAAAGCGGCTCACACCGCCAGTGCTTGACGTTTACCCACGGGCCCCCAACGCCCCCATCGTTCACACACCAGCGCCTTGGTTGGTGCCCGTTGCCAACGCTTCGAACAAACGCATCACCCGCTTCAATTACCCGTACCCGGGCCAGCGTCAGCGAATGGTATGTGCCGCCCAGGTGGCAAACTGTGTGTAGGTTGTCGCGTCGTATATCTTGGCGCTCCTACCGGGTGGGATGCATGCGCTATCGGTCTGGAGTGAAGCGTGTGGAGCACCGCGGGCCGACACACAGTTTGCCACCTGGGCGGCGGTGGACTGTCTGGCATGGCGTGCTGAAACGCAGGTGAGTGAAGCAGGTGAGGCGCTCATTCAGAGCGTTGGCAACGAACGTGGGTCACGTGGCTGCCGTGTGAAGTGTAAGAACCTTCGGGGGCCCTCAGGCAAGAACTAGAATTGGCGGTGTGAGCCGCTTTCTTTTGCCTACTTTTCTTTGCGGCGGCAAAGAAAAGTAGGTGCCGCCCCGCACAGGGGCGACGCGTGAAGCACGCTAACAATTCGCGGATGCCGGCGAAAAGCAAAAAACAAAGGCAAAGGCAAAAGCAAAACCAAAAGCAAAAGCAAAAGCAAACCACTACCCCCGCCCACCCCGCCCCGCGCGCAAGCGCGCCTCCCCAACAACTCTAGCCAAGGCATCCGGACTCATCCGCGCAGCAACACCCCTCACATACTCATGATGCCTGGCATCGAGCACCGCCTCGAGATACTGCGCCTGCAGATACCGAATCAAGGCAATCCGCCGATGCCCCAGCGCAATACTCTGCTCGAGCAGAGCAACAGCGGCATCGGCGTCTCCCGCCGCATACACACGTTTGACCAGTTCAGACGTTTGCGCACGCGACATATCAACGGCTCATCAGCGCAAAGCAGAACCGCCACGATGCGCTTCAAAATCGCCCCGCGTCCAGTCCAACTCAACCCCAATCCGCTTCGTGCCCTCACGAATCCTGGGCTTATGCAAAGCAAGCGTAATAGCCTCAAGCGCCGGCCACTCCGCAAACGAAAGCAGCGCAATTTCGACTGCCAAAGTCTCCAGCATCCGCGTATGCGGCTTAACGGAAAGAAACTCACTCACGCGGTTACAGTAACGCTCATAGTCGATCATCGCATGCGCGCCCTCCTCCGAAGGCTCGCAGCAATAAGAAAGACTCGCATCGATCACGACCGGCTGCGCCGCAAGATGCTCATGCGCATGAATGCCGATTCGCGTCGCCACGACAAGCTCATCGACAAACACACGCCAGCCCTTGCCGCGAGCCGCGCCACGCGCATCAGAAGCAGCCCGCACATAAGCCGCCAACGGCTCCTCGAACGGCTTCACGACAGCAGCGGCTCAGCCGCATCGAGCATGATACGAACGAAGTAATCGGCGAAACTGCGACGCACGACGATCTCATACGTATCATCCGCAATGGGCACGAGCACGATCGACGCCTTGAAGTAATGACTCTGCGCACACTGCCCCGCCGCAAGCACGCGCGGATGCAGATCCAGCGGACAGCCACGCGAAATCACGTCACGCACCTTCTCGCCGCTCACTTCGAGCACCGTCCAGCCGCTGCCAATATCCACCGCCGAAGCAAACTGCCCTTGCAGCGCCTCGACCAGCTTATCCTCGGCAACAGGCGCCTGAGGTTGCTGCGATCGCACGAGCCATTCATCGGGCCCGAGCCACAGCACGTCATAGCCATTGCCTCGTACCACGGTATTGGGCCTGGCAGGCGGACGGCAACCCGTCACGCTTTCGACTGCACCGAGAAACGCCGCGTCGCTCACATCGCCCCGCAGATTCACGAGATCGCAAAACGCCTTCTCACGCAGATGAAACTTCTTCGACGGCGCAGCCGCATGCTTCTTCACCAGTTCGCCGACACCCGCCAGCGGCGATTCCTGCCACGGTTGTCCCGCCACCCGGTTCGCGACAGCCGAGGTTGCGCCCGGTGCATTGTTCCTTGCTTCATTCCACATGTTGACGCACTCCTTCGGTGTCGTAGAAAACGGGGCTGGCGATCTTCGCGGCGATCTGCTTGCCGCTCGCCAGCGGAATCGTCACGTTTTGCCCCATCTTGTTCAGGCCGCCCTTGACCACGGCGAGCGCAATCGAACGATTCAGAATCGGGCTGTAGTAGCTCGACGTCACGTGTCCAAGCATCGGCGCCGTCTCGCCCTGGAAGGGACCGGCGACGATCTGGCTGCCCTCTGGAAGCACCAGTTGCGGATCGTCGGTGAGCAGGCCGACAAACTGCTTGCGCCCATCCTTCGCGGTATCCGAGCGTGCGAGCGAGCGACGTCCGAGGAAGTCCTTCGTCTTCGCAACCAGCCCGCCCATGCCGAGATCGTGCGGCGTGATCGAGCCATCCGTATCCTGGCCCACGATGATGTAGCCCTTCTCCGCGCGCAGCACGTGCATCGTTTCCGTACCGTACGGCGTGATATCGAACTCCGCGCCCGCGGCCATCAGCGCTTCCCAGACCGCGCGGCCCATGTTCGCCGGCACGTTCACTTCGTAGGCAAGCTCGCCCGAGAAGCTGATCCGCATCACGCGCGCCTTCACGCCCGCCACCGTGCCGTTGCGATACGACATGAACGGGAACGCCTCGTTGGCGAAGTCGATGTCGCTGCAAATCTTCTGCACGACCTTGCGGCTCTTCGGACCGACGACGGCGAACGTCGCCCAGTGATCCGTGACCGACGCGAGGCGCACCTTCATGTCCGGCCATTCCGTCTGCAGCCAGCGCTCCATCCACGTCAGCACGCGCGCCGCGCCGCCCGTCGTGGTCGTCATCATGAAGTGCTGGTCGGCGAGGCGCACGGTCACGCCGTCGTCGAACACCATGCCGTTTTCATCGAGCATCAGGCCATAGCGGCACTTGCCGACTTCGAGCTTGCTCCACGGATTCGTGTACATCCAGTTCAGCAGCTTCGCCGCGTCAGGTCCCTGAATGTCGATCTTGCCGAGCGTCGACGCATCGAGAATGCCGACGCTGTTGCGCACCGCGAGGCATTCGCGCTTCACGGCCGCGTGCAGATCTTCACCGCTCTTCGGAAAGTACCAGGGCCGCTTCCAGTTGCCGACGTCCTCGAACATCGCGCCGTTTTCGACGTGCCATTCGTGCACGGCCGTCTTGCGGATCGGATCGAGCAGATCGCCGAGTTCGCGGCCCGCGAACGTGCCGAAACTCACGGGTGTGTAGTTCGGACGGAACGTGGTCGTGCCCGTTTCGGGAATCGTCTTGCCGAGCGCATCGGCGAGAATCGCCATGCCGTTGATGTTGCCGAGCTTGCCCTGATCGGTGCCGAAGCCCATCGCCGTGTAGCGCTTCACGTGTTCGACGGATTCGAAGCCTTCGCGCGCCGCCAGCAGAATGTCCGCCGCCGACACGTCGTTTTGGAAATCGACGAACTGCTTCGGGCCGCGCGCCGCTTCCGTACGGCTGCCGACAAGCCACAACGGCTGCAACGGCGACTCGGCGACTTCCGCGGCCTGCGGCACTTGCACACGCGTGACCGCGTAACCGATCGACTTCACCGCTTCGACGCCCGCGTCGACGGCGAGACGCAGACCGCGCGCCAGGCTGAATTCGCCCGCCGCCGCGCCGATGCTCGTCTCCGGCTGCATGCCCTTGCCCGGCACGAAGCACGCCTTCGTGTCGTTCCAGTGCGCCTTGCCGCCCGATTGCGCGAACAGATGCAGCACGGGGCTGTAGCCGCCCGACATCGCGACGAGATCGCACGGAAGATCGGCCTGCTTCGCGCCCGTCTTGCCGTTCGCATACGCGACCACTTCGACCGACGTGACGCGCAGCTTGCCGTGCGCCGTCATCACGGCTGCGTTGTTCATGATCTTCACGCCATGACGCCGCGCCGCTGCCTGCAATGCGCCGTTGCCCTGTGCACGCGGATCGACGACCGTCACGCTAGCGCCGCACGCCTTCATGTCGAGCGCGCACTGATAGCCCGCGTCGTTGTTCGTGAACACCACGGCGTTACGGCCGGGCAGCACGCCAAAGCGATGAATGTACGTCGAGACCGCCGACGCCATCATCACGCCAGGCAGATCGTTATTGCCGAACACGATGGGACGTT from Paraburkholderia caribensis includes:
- a CDS encoding VOC family protein, with product MKRFHIALAVANLDESIADYSERLGQAPSAVVPGQYAMWRTNLLNFSINEKPEKAGQLRHVGFEDDAVEGYSSSVDINGLEWELFSAAEQDRRIVSTYGVPVQS
- a CDS encoding VOC family protein, which encodes MLSHVFIGVNDFERAFAFYSAVLAELGLALKFREEDRPWAGWMKPGVARPLFLVGKPFDGAPAVAGNGQMIALLAADRATVDRAHATALAHGAACEGPPGLRPEYHANYYGAYFRDLEGNKFCVCCHDAA
- a CDS encoding AraC family transcriptional regulator; protein product: MSDTKLSNGAPLAERSAQQRMVELLRTLAPAEGMTDAPLEGVKFLRANHPMPRRPVMYEPSIVIVCQGRKRGYLGDHAYIYDAQQYLVLSVPLPFECETEASVDEPFLGISVRVDLTMVAELLMLLNETHGAVDSEPRGIYSTPLDQPLSDAVLRLLEALVSPVDARILAPSIVREICYRVLTGVQGNAIRAALTHQHHFGRIAKALRRIHTEYDGDLDVETLARESGMSLAVFHAQFKNVTSTSPMQYVKTTRLHHARLLMVQDGLNAGAAAARVGYESASQFSREFKRLFGLSPVDEVKRMRGTLDPVVPPQPQRAVAKYVTTN
- a CDS encoding NAD(P)-dependent alcohol dehydrogenase, encoding MSTTYAYAATDAQSKLAPFEFQRRDLREHDVQMEVLFCGVCHSDLHQARNEWKNTIFPVVPGHEIVGRVTNVGSQVTKYKVGQLVGVGCLVDSCRTCPSCQESLEQYCENGFVGTYNGNDRQTGAVTYGGYSTQLVVDEDFVLRVPENLDPAGVAPLLCAGITLYSPLRTWGAGPGKKVGIVGLGGLGHMGVKLAHAMGAHVVLFTTSASKIEDAKRLGADEVVISKNPAEMEAHLNSFDLIVSTVAAQHDLNPFISLLKRDGTLTLVGAPEHDHPSPQVFNLIMKRRRLAGSLIGGIAETQEMLDFCGKHGITSDIEMIQMQQINEAYERMLKSDVKYRFVIDLDSLRK
- a CDS encoding LysR family transcriptional regulator translates to MIDRIQAMRTFMRIVDTNSFTRAAESLEIPRATATTIVQNLEALLGTTLLVRTTRRLNLTPEGAAYYERCAQILADIDEMEATLRQTLDNPSGRLRVEMPGAVATSIVLPALDDFHERYPGIDLAIGVSHRNVDLVGEAVDCSIQLGELPDSGLAARRLGTLEHVTCASPAYLERYGMPETLDDLSGHVAVNCMSMITGRAVDFDFDVGGSPLTVKVDGFIKVSDEHAYLTCGLQGLGLIQPARIAAQALLDKGLLREVLPQWKPVPMPVSVAYVKGRRVSPRVRAFVDWLAELFEHQGHVEADLSRVRMLMQGNLHVA
- a CDS encoding dihydroneopterin aldolase, producing the protein MKPFEEPLAAYVRAASDARGAARGKGWRVFVDELVVATRIGIHAHEHLAAQPVVIDASLSYCCEPSEEGAHAMIDYERYCNRVSEFLSVKPHTRMLETLAVEIALLSFAEWPALEAITLALHKPRIREGTKRIGVELDWTRGDFEAHRGGSALR
- a CDS encoding sarcosine oxidase subunit gamma — protein: MWNEARNNAPGATSAVANRVAGQPWQESPLAGVGELVKKHAAAPSKKFHLREKAFCDLVNLRGDVSDAAFLGAVESVTGCRPPARPNTVVRGNGYDVLWLGPDEWLVRSQQPQAPVAEDKLVEALQGQFASAVDIGSGWTVLEVSGEKVRDVISRGCPLDLHPRVLAAGQCAQSHYFKASIVLVPIADDTYEIVVRRSFADYFVRIMLDAAEPLLS
- a CDS encoding sarcosine oxidase subunit alpha family protein gives rise to the protein MSQKNRLGAGGRINRAIPLTFTFNGRTYQGFQGDTLASALLANGVHFVARSFKYHRPRGIVTADVAEPNAVVQLERGAYTVPNARATEIELYQGLVATSVNAEPNLEHDRMAINQKFSRFMPAGFYYKTFMWPAKFWPKYEEKIREAAGLGKAPEVLDADRYDKCYAHCDVLVVGGGPTGLAAAHAAAVSGARVILVDDQRELGGSLLSSKTEIDGRAALSWVEKIEAELSRMADVTILSRSTAFGYQDHNLVTVTQRLTDHLPVSMRKGTRELLWKIRAKRVILATGAHERPIVFGNNDLPGVMMASAVSTYIHRFGVLPGRNAVVFTNNDAGYQCALDMKACGASVTVVDPRAQGNGALQAAARRHGVKIMNNAAVMTAHGKLRVTSVEVVAYANGKTGAKQADLPCDLVAMSGGYSPVLHLFAQSGGKAHWNDTKACFVPGKGMQPETSIGAAAGEFSLARGLRLAVDAGVEAVKSIGYAVTRVQVPQAAEVAESPLQPLWLVGSRTEAARGPKQFVDFQNDVSAADILLAAREGFESVEHVKRYTAMGFGTDQGKLGNINGMAILADALGKTIPETGTTTFRPNYTPVSFGTFAGRELGDLLDPIRKTAVHEWHVENGAMFEDVGNWKRPWYFPKSGEDLHAAVKRECLAVRNSVGILDASTLGKIDIQGPDAAKLLNWMYTNPWSKLEVGKCRYGLMLDENGMVFDDGVTVRLADQHFMMTTTTGGAARVLTWMERWLQTEWPDMKVRLASVTDHWATFAVVGPKSRKVVQKICSDIDFANEAFPFMSYRNGTVAGVKARVMRISFSGELAYEVNVPANMGRAVWEALMAAGAEFDITPYGTETMHVLRAEKGYIIVGQDTDGSITPHDLGMGGLVAKTKDFLGRRSLARSDTAKDGRKQFVGLLTDDPQLVLPEGSQIVAGPFQGETAPMLGHVTSSYYSPILNRSIALAVVKGGLNKMGQNVTIPLASGKQIAAKIASPVFYDTEGVRQHVE